The stretch of DNA GGACCTGGTCGCCGCGACGTCGTGCGGTGTGACGATCAGCAGGCTCACCTCCGACCGGATGACCGTCGTGGCGAAGGTGCACTCGAGGACGCGACCTGTGCCCGGTCTCGGACTCGGGCAGTCCCTCGCCGTCGGCTATCCGGCGGGCGCCGCGTGCATGGCGTGGCGCTCGCCCGCGGAACAGGCGGCGTGGCGCGGCGTCGACGGACGCGGCGACCGTCGACGGCGGCTGCTCGACGGTGTTCGACGGCTCGGCTACGCGGTGTACCGCCCCGCGTCCTCGGACGCGTCGCTGGTCGAGTCGCTCGCTGACCTGCTCGGCGCCGTGGGGCCCATGCTGATCGATCCAGCGGTACGCCGATCGGCCGTCCGGCAGCTCGCCGAGCTGTCTTCGCGCGCATACCTTCCCGCCGATCTCGCGGTCGACGACGCACTGCCGATCAGTTACCTCGCGGCACCGGTGTTCGCTCGCGGTGCGGCCGACTTCGAGCTGCAGCTCGGTGTGCTCCGATCCGCCGTCGACCCCGCTGAACGCCGCGAACTCACCACGGCGACCACC from Gordonia humi encodes:
- a CDS encoding MarR family transcriptional regulator — protein: MIDPTSDGSRLEMAGSPPTRRVVDTLEYLAHAEAPRTIAQIADAIGAARPTMSAILAELDDAGWVVRDAGRAYSLGPGAAGLSHHPGGGPTMTADVIAVAEDLVAATSCGVTISRLTSDRMTVVAKVHSRTRPVPGLGLGQSLAVGYPAGAACMAWRSPAEQAAWRGVDGRGDRRRRLLDGVRRLGYAVYRPASSDASLVESLADLLGAVGPMLIDPAVRRSAVRQLAELSSRAYLPADLAVDDALPISYLAAPVFARGAADFELQLGVLRSAVDPAERRELTTATTEAAARISALLDA